The bacterium genome includes a region encoding these proteins:
- a CDS encoding carboxypeptidase family protein, with the protein MLSRPGIYLTTLLLTCGLATGAPAALSINTTFDGGSIGPYVIDDLLHEIDFTLAADGVNYTYWGNFKVSGVSGLEVTFHITNADDVPFLSDVVHESQMVYSYDGQNWFRLTNHSYAGGTYSFTETFSQNQVQIATFLPFSSSRMSDLVDTADASPWASKSVLGQSTQGRDLDLLTITNLAIPSAGKKLIYIVARQHAAETSSSHMLEGLIDFLLSDDVYASGFRDGYIWQIVPMANPDGVYEGNSRANSEGNDSNRDWHSSNHDSVEIDIIRAHLDATELASGIDIFIDRHSQMNDIGGYDFVYSPPGNTFFGILSDWTVFDTEKAVGTSCSIASCSSRGYATSQGLLTFIIELTPHLASWTEIGLKAEGVNSAFALNEYFGMFEAPLLVDSDFGASADDAALRGDAGGLDWLESRFDDPNLLSLDETNVAGNETAKAKLSGSTSANAYLTQRFGWPQSDSFSVQWDIRVDEILDVPGVNTDRTGWMLLGDDTDPTHPGPNSDDSERFVYMAFFRDGGGSPGDTMDLVARDGDDGWSSFTTVASGLTIGQWYTIRVDCDVGADTYRVYVDGLLEGTLNSRQTKSLVSHISFAQWAGGAGTFHVDNVMEPGLDPIPAIQRENLSALVFTLLIALIAGIWKTRSASMSSSRRIFL; encoded by the coding sequence ATGTTGAGCCGACCTGGAATCTATCTCACGACATTACTCCTCACGTGCGGGTTGGCCACAGGTGCGCCGGCCGCCCTTTCGATCAATACGACTTTTGACGGCGGGAGCATCGGTCCCTATGTCATCGACGATCTGCTTCACGAGATCGATTTCACGTTGGCGGCAGACGGTGTGAACTACACCTACTGGGGAAACTTCAAGGTGTCGGGCGTCTCGGGCCTCGAAGTCACCTTCCACATCACCAACGCCGACGATGTCCCCTTTCTTTCCGACGTCGTGCACGAATCGCAGATGGTCTACAGCTACGACGGCCAGAACTGGTTTCGCCTGACGAACCACAGTTATGCGGGAGGGACCTACTCGTTCACGGAAACATTCAGCCAGAACCAGGTACAGATCGCCACCTTCCTGCCCTTTTCAAGCAGTCGGATGAGCGATCTCGTCGACACGGCCGATGCCAGCCCCTGGGCTTCGAAGTCCGTTCTGGGACAGAGTACCCAGGGAAGGGACCTCGACCTCCTGACGATCACGAATCTCGCCATCCCCTCTGCCGGGAAGAAGCTGATCTACATCGTCGCCAGACAGCACGCTGCGGAAACCTCGAGTTCTCACATGCTGGAGGGCTTGATCGACTTCCTTCTCTCGGACGATGTCTACGCGAGCGGATTTCGCGACGGCTACATTTGGCAGATCGTTCCCATGGCTAATCCCGACGGCGTTTACGAAGGGAATTCGAGAGCCAATTCCGAAGGCAATGACTCGAATCGAGACTGGCACTCCAGCAACCACGACAGTGTTGAAATCGACATCATCCGGGCGCATCTGGATGCAACCGAACTTGCCAGCGGGATCGACATCTTCATCGACCGGCACTCCCAGATGAACGATATCGGTGGGTACGACTTCGTCTACTCCCCACCGGGAAACACCTTCTTCGGAATTCTTTCGGATTGGACGGTCTTCGACACGGAGAAGGCGGTTGGAACGAGCTGCTCGATAGCGTCGTGCAGTTCAAGGGGCTACGCGACCAGTCAGGGCCTGCTCACCTTCATCATCGAACTGACACCCCATCTGGCCTCATGGACGGAGATCGGCCTGAAAGCGGAAGGCGTCAACAGCGCGTTCGCCCTCAACGAGTACTTCGGGATGTTCGAGGCGCCTCTGCTTGTGGATTCTGATTTTGGCGCCAGTGCAGACGATGCGGCCTTGAGAGGCGATGCGGGCGGACTCGATTGGCTCGAAAGCCGATTCGACGACCCGAATCTACTGAGCCTCGACGAAACCAACGTAGCTGGAAACGAAACCGCGAAGGCCAAGCTCAGCGGGAGCACGTCGGCAAACGCCTATCTCACACAGAGATTCGGCTGGCCGCAGAGCGATAGTTTCAGTGTTCAATGGGATATTCGCGTGGACGAGATCCTGGACGTGCCCGGTGTCAACACCGATCGGACTGGCTGGATGCTATTGGGCGACGACACGGACCCGACACATCCGGGCCCCAACTCGGATGATAGTGAGCGCTTCGTCTACATGGCGTTTTTTCGCGACGGCGGTGGATCGCCCGGTGACACGATGGATCTGGTTGCTCGGGATGGCGACGACGGCTGGAGCAGCTTCACGACGGTCGCATCCGGATTGACCATCGGGCAGTGGTACACGATCCGGGTCGATTGCGATGTCGGCGCAGATACCTATCGCGTCTACGTGGACGGCCTACTCGAAGGCACGCTGAACTCGCGTCAGACCAAGAGCCTCGTATCTCACATCAGCTTTGCGCAGTGGGCGGGTGGTGCCGGAACTTTCCACGTCGACAACGTCATGGAGCCCGGCCTCGACCCGATTCCCGCGATCCAGAGAGAGAATCTGAGTGCTCTGGTGTTCACTCTGCTGATC
- a CDS encoding 2-(1,2-epoxy-1,2-dihydrophenyl)acetyl-CoA isomerase, translating to MDSGEFTGFEVSLRDKGIAWIQFNTPERLNGMTSGIKRDLIETLTQAQMDNAVRVVVFTGSGRAFCAGDDLKSYQNAAFDTKHLVPEIHPGHDSGLGTYNGLRTISQGLNSAVRSLDKLTIAAINGVAIQTGFSLALCCDFRLAAESARMGSATLRFGLLPDEGGQYLLLQMMGLPRTLDFLMRKKIVSSDEALKLGLVSEVLPDAELEKSAMALATELADGPQVSMRLLKRTIYNAADQSWAQALEDIAAKTAISDHHPDSREGVKAFRDKRTPSFNAWLEGGD from the coding sequence ATGGACAGCGGGGAATTCACGGGCTTTGAAGTCAGTCTGCGCGACAAAGGGATCGCCTGGATTCAGTTCAATACTCCTGAGCGCTTGAACGGCATGACCAGCGGCATCAAGCGCGATCTGATCGAGACGCTGACGCAGGCCCAGATGGACAACGCCGTCCGGGTGGTCGTGTTTACCGGTTCGGGCCGCGCCTTCTGTGCGGGCGACGATCTGAAGAGCTATCAGAATGCGGCTTTCGACACGAAGCACCTGGTTCCCGAGATTCACCCCGGGCACGACTCCGGTCTCGGTACCTACAACGGCCTGCGAACGATCTCTCAGGGCCTGAACTCCGCAGTTCGTTCACTCGACAAGCTGACCATCGCCGCCATCAACGGCGTTGCGATCCAGACCGGCTTTTCTCTGGCGTTGTGCTGCGACTTCCGCCTCGCGGCCGAGTCAGCGCGCATGGGCAGCGCGACACTGCGCTTCGGCCTTCTACCCGATGAAGGGGGACAGTATCTCCTGTTGCAGATGATGGGTTTGCCCAGGACCCTGGACTTCCTGATGCGCAAGAAGATCGTCAGTTCGGACGAGGCGCTGAAACTCGGACTCGTCAGCGAAGTGTTGCCCGATGCGGAACTCGAGAAATCGGCCATGGCACTGGCGACGGAACTCGCCGACGGTCCGCAGGTCTCCATGCGATTGCTCAAGCGTACCATCTACAATGCGGCCGATCAGAGCTGGGCACAGGCGCTGGAAGATATCGCGGCCAAGACGGCGATTTCAGACCACCATCCGGATTCGCGCGAAGGCGTGAAAGCGTTTCGAGACAAGCGAACGCCCAGCTTCAACGCCTGGCTCGAAGGCGGCGACTAA
- a CDS encoding tetratricopeptide repeat protein codes for MSASRTPIEIDRLFARAVRARNAGDLDGALKLLVEALELAPRKARLWIEVADCQREMGHGEEALRALRRAERTRPDSATVQLRKGIVQLERDRPDLALRALDRALEIEPSAVAHNLCFSAYTRMGEPEQARGHLKSALGLDPGNAEAHCNLGVLLSDEEKLGEAEKHLRRALKADKRDAVAHAELGRVLLRRDHGSEAIPLLRRAVRLNPNAYWARLHLAEALTAGRRFAMAEKAFKQALAVRPAAAQGYARYAGFLAVRPGRADEAERQLQTALMLDPDDRDAQFAMAERLLEKACTHLESAADAGHPRAAKRLKQISRT; via the coding sequence ATGTCTGCCTCCCGAACCCCGATCGAGATCGACCGCCTTTTCGCCCGCGCCGTGCGCGCGCGGAACGCGGGGGATCTGGACGGGGCGCTGAAACTGCTGGTCGAAGCGCTCGAACTGGCACCTCGCAAAGCTCGACTCTGGATCGAAGTCGCGGACTGCCAACGCGAGATGGGGCACGGCGAGGAGGCGTTGCGTGCTCTGCGAAGAGCGGAGCGGACGCGGCCCGACAGTGCGACGGTGCAGTTGCGCAAGGGAATCGTGCAACTCGAGCGTGATCGCCCCGATCTGGCACTGCGCGCGCTCGACCGCGCACTCGAGATCGAACCGAGCGCAGTCGCGCACAATCTGTGCTTCTCCGCATATACACGGATGGGCGAACCTGAGCAAGCTCGTGGCCATCTGAAGAGCGCACTCGGCCTCGACCCCGGTAACGCGGAGGCGCATTGCAATCTGGGGGTACTCCTCTCCGACGAGGAGAAGCTCGGCGAAGCCGAGAAACACCTTCGCCGAGCGCTCAAGGCAGACAAACGCGACGCCGTCGCGCATGCCGAGTTGGGACGGGTGCTGCTTCGTCGCGATCACGGGAGCGAAGCCATTCCCCTGCTCCGCCGTGCCGTCCGCTTGAACCCGAACGCCTACTGGGCGCGGCTGCACCTGGCCGAGGCGCTGACCGCTGGGCGGCGCTTCGCAATGGCAGAAAAGGCTTTCAAGCAGGCGCTCGCGGTTAGGCCAGCGGCAGCGCAGGGCTACGCGCGCTACGCGGGTTTTCTGGCGGTTCGTCCAGGTCGAGCCGATGAAGCCGAACGCCAGCTTCAAACCGCGCTCATGCTGGATCCGGACGACCGCGACGCCCAGTTCGCCATGGCCGAGCGATTGCTCGAAAAGGCGTGCACGCATCTCGAATCTGCAGCGGATGCAGGCCACCCCCGGGCGGCCAAGAGGCTGAAACAGATATCTCGCACCTGA
- a CDS encoding CBS domain-containing protein, with amino-acid sequence MLTISAMMKKQLVTADPGESVDQIARRMRDADVGAVIVITGESISGIFTERDLVNRLVAKGLDPAKTQVGDVATGDVHTVTADASLRECAEKLMTNQVRHLPVVEGSRPIGILSARDFFEVAAREMERLVEHLRYDKQLREDEDPYDHLGGSYGR; translated from the coding sequence ATGTTGACGATCAGTGCAATGATGAAGAAGCAATTGGTCACGGCCGATCCCGGGGAGTCCGTCGACCAGATTGCGCGACGCATGCGCGATGCTGATGTCGGCGCCGTCATCGTGATCACGGGTGAGAGCATCTCGGGGATCTTCACCGAGCGCGACTTGGTGAACCGCCTCGTCGCCAAGGGCTTGGATCCCGCGAAGACCCAGGTCGGAGACGTCGCGACTGGCGACGTTCATACCGTTACCGCGGACGCATCCCTGCGCGAATGCGCTGAGAAACTAATGACGAATCAGGTGCGCCATCTACCCGTCGTAGAAGGCTCGCGTCCGATTGGCATCCTCTCAGCGCGCGATTTCTTTGAAGTGGCGGCGCGTGAAATGGAACGCCTGGTCGAGCACCTTCGCTACGACAAGCAGTTGCGAGAAGACGAGGATCCCTACGATCATCTCGGCGGCTCATACGGTCGTTAG